One region of Xyrauchen texanus isolate HMW12.3.18 unplaced genomic scaffold, RBS_HiC_50CHRs HiC_scaffold_90, whole genome shotgun sequence genomic DNA includes:
- the LOC127642840 gene encoding G2/M phase-specific E3 ubiquitin-protein ligase-like, translating into MVSRVDVSFCPTSNQINVCRDNVLLCSLRAFKRRFFNPEAKLDVVFVDEDDNGEGAIDEGGPTREYLRLLMRAVHQSNIFEGHEKDRQLSLDTQALQTQLYTWVAKMIAVCVVHGGVGPHFFSERLFHQICGIPTPPATVDEVSDHTLREQLIKIQEAPTVREANGAIAEAADSLSIIGALRYVSSLEEKDSLVQSAADFFINGRLATALDQFTEGLKTLGLLVELRKNPAVFYNMFVSEEIPLQAKDLCTLFDVDFSVQGSNRRARENMTICFWRDWLIDIEKGECSPVTLENVLEFTSGASTVPPLGFPNRPQIQFLHEGNRIFPEANTCILVLRLPLHSSYEAFKRYMIEGILQAPTFGLV; encoded by the exons ATGGTCAGCAGAGTTGATGTAAGCTTCTGTCCAACAAGCAACCAAATAAATGTGTGCAGGGATAATGTTTTACTGTGTAGTCTGCGGGCGTTCAAGCGTAGGTTCTTCAACCCTGAAGCAAAATTGGATGTTGTGTTTGTGGATGAAGATGACAATGGTGAAGGGGCAATTGACGAAGGCGGACCGACAAGAGAGTACCTAAGGCTGTTGATGAGGGCTGTCCACCAGTCAAATATCTTTGAGGGACATGAGAAAGACCGGCAGTTGTCTCTTGATACTCAAG CTTTGCAGACACAACTTTACACGTGGGTGGCAAAAATGATTGCTGTGTGTGTGGTCCATGGAGGAGTCGGTCCACACTTCTTTTCTGAAAGGCTTTTCCATCAAATCTGTGGGATACCAACACCCCCGGCCACAGTGGATGAAGTTAGTGACCATACTTTGAGGGAACAGTTAATAAAA ATACAGGAAGCACCAACAGTCCGAGAGGCGAACGGTGCAATTGCAGAGGCAGCAGATAGTCTCAGCATTATAGGTGCCTTAAGATATGTATCTAGTCTGGAGGAGAAGGACTCCCTTGTCCAGTCAGCTGCAGACTTCTTCATCAATGGAAGATTGGCGACTGCCCTAGACCA GTTTACAGAGGGGTTAAAAACCCTTGGTTTACTGGTGGAGCTGAGGAAGAATCCGGCAGTGTTCTACAACATGTTTGTCAGTGAGGAGATTCCACTACAGGCGAAGGACCTATGCACTTTATTTGACGTGGACTTCTCTGTGCAGGGCAGCAACAGGAGAGCCAGAGAAAACATGACAATATGCTTTTGGCGTGACTGGTTAATTGATATTGAAA AAGGAGAATGCAGTCCAGTCACCCTAGAGAATGTATTGGAGTTTACATCAGGAGCCTCAACAGTGCCTCCACTGGGATTTCCAAACCGTCCACAAATTCAGTTCCTTCATGAGGGGAACAGAATCTTCCCAGAAGCAAATACTTGTATTCTTGTACTCCGCCTGCCGCTGCACTCTTCCTATGAAGCCTTCAAACGATACATGATTGAGGGAATTTTGCAAGCTCCGACCTTTGGACTTGTATGA